In one window of Agrobacterium larrymoorei DNA:
- the pth gene encoding aminoacyl-tRNA hydrolase → MIIIAGLGNPGSQYAGNRHNIGFMVVDALQRLPSFAPWSKKFKAEISEGEIAGEKVLLMKPLTFMNLSGESVGEAMRFYKLKPGDIIAIHDELDLPAGRARIKIGGGHGGHNGLKSLDAHCGKEYRRLRLGIGHPGDKERVHGHVLGDFAKSDKVWLEPLIDAIADNASMLVKGEDSQLMNKLALPTGAKPEAEKPAKTAKPAAQSHIHQARNSAQPKKLPETGPMAEMLKKMFGKTD, encoded by the coding sequence ATGATCATCATTGCAGGCCTTGGCAATCCCGGCAGTCAATATGCCGGAAACAGGCACAATATCGGCTTCATGGTGGTCGATGCCCTGCAACGCCTGCCCTCGTTTGCGCCGTGGTCCAAAAAATTCAAGGCAGAGATTTCCGAGGGCGAGATTGCCGGCGAGAAAGTTCTGCTGATGAAGCCTTTGACCTTCATGAACCTCTCCGGCGAATCCGTCGGCGAAGCCATGCGTTTCTACAAGCTGAAGCCCGGCGACATCATCGCCATTCACGACGAACTGGACCTGCCCGCAGGCCGCGCCCGTATCAAGATCGGCGGCGGCCATGGCGGCCATAACGGCCTGAAATCACTCGACGCCCACTGCGGCAAGGAATACCGCCGCCTGCGCCTCGGCATCGGCCACCCGGGAGACAAGGAGCGCGTGCACGGACATGTCCTTGGTGATTTCGCCAAGTCCGACAAGGTCTGGCTGGAACCTCTTATCGACGCCATCGCCGACAATGCCTCTATGCTGGTGAAGGGTGAAGATTCCCAACTGATGAACAAGCTGGCGCTCCCGACCGGTGCCAAGCCCGAAGCGGAGAAACCCGCGAAAACTGCCAAACCCGCCGCCCAATCCCACATCCATCAGGCCCGCAACAGCGCACAACCGAAGAAGCTGCCGGAGACCGGGCCCATGGCCGAAATGCTGAAGAAGATGTTTGGGAAGACGGACTAA
- a CDS encoding YcxB family protein: protein MRISPFHNANLAVTWNEDTLSILNDTGFQRYEWPKFRMWTQDDLIFTLFFGPHLFLPLPKRAFTERQQENLTAQLNRANIPLATLMPF, encoded by the coding sequence TTGAGAATTTCACCTTTCCACAATGCCAATCTCGCAGTTACCTGGAACGAAGACACCTTGTCTATACTCAATGACACAGGCTTTCAGCGTTACGAATGGCCAAAATTTAGAATGTGGACGCAGGACGACCTAATTTTTACGCTCTTCTTCGGTCCTCATCTGTTTTTACCATTGCCGAAACGCGCCTTCACCGAACGCCAGCAGGAAAACCTGACGGCCCAACTCAATAGGGCAAATATCCCTCTCGCGACGCTAATGCCGTTCTAA
- a CDS encoding exopolysaccharide biosynthesis protein codes for MKNLPLGLPERVSLDNLLDQLGDKAIAFVLLVFAIPAIIPTPGIPAGMIFGTALAILSLQIIFRARKLVLPGFIGRLSVSRSIIELTANKAAPRLEKLEKLLKPRGHVLARFAGPAFIGIVIFLMAVLIALPIPFGNTLPGITILIIALALAQRDDLALLGGLVLAILSVLFSIGIVYGGWALISAWFGFGQTPV; via the coding sequence TTGAAGAATCTTCCTCTTGGCCTTCCCGAACGCGTCTCGCTAGACAATCTGCTAGATCAACTCGGTGACAAGGCCATCGCCTTCGTCCTGCTGGTCTTCGCCATCCCCGCCATCATCCCCACACCCGGTATCCCGGCAGGCATGATCTTCGGAACGGCGCTGGCGATCCTCTCGCTTCAGATCATTTTCCGCGCAAGAAAGCTGGTGCTCCCCGGTTTCATTGGTCGCCTTTCGGTCTCCCGTTCGATTATCGAACTGACTGCAAACAAGGCCGCGCCGCGTCTGGAGAAGCTGGAAAAACTGCTGAAACCGCGTGGCCATGTGCTCGCTCGCTTTGCCGGGCCTGCCTTCATCGGCATCGTTATCTTTCTGATGGCAGTTCTCATTGCCCTGCCCATTCCCTTCGGCAACACGCTGCCGGGCATCACAATTCTGATCATTGCCCTGGCGCTTGCACAGCGAGATGATCTCGCCCTTCTCGGCGGCCTGGTGCTGGCAATTCTTTCGGTGCTTTTCAGCATCGGCATCGTCTATGGCGGCTGGGCGCTGATTTCCGCCTGGTTCGGCTTTGGCCAAACACCTGTTTGA
- a CDS encoding substrate-binding periplasmic protein: MWRWFFCAALLFASAPASAEKLILSTEYYPPYNLRDADGNPTGVYMDQLKIVFERTNISYEATVMPWARAIALAENEPMHCVFAAARTPERENRFKWVSPIHTDRNVLVARKDSHFGITSLDDAKAYTVGTQRNDYTEALLHALNFPRIDISADFNNTLSKLAAGRIDLMPMSESALKNLPNGIFAEVITFSHQSLGMACHKSVPDELIEKMQKALDGLIADGTQKRIYQKYGLIIHE, encoded by the coding sequence ATGTGGCGATGGTTTTTTTGTGCAGCACTGCTTTTCGCGTCGGCACCCGCCAGCGCGGAAAAGCTTATTCTTTCAACGGAATATTACCCGCCCTATAATCTGCGCGATGCCGATGGCAATCCAACCGGCGTCTATATGGACCAGTTGAAGATCGTCTTCGAGCGCACAAATATTTCCTATGAAGCGACCGTCATGCCATGGGCACGCGCCATAGCGCTTGCCGAAAACGAGCCGATGCATTGCGTCTTTGCCGCCGCGCGCACGCCGGAGCGCGAAAACCGCTTCAAATGGGTGTCGCCTATCCACACCGACCGCAACGTGCTGGTCGCTCGCAAGGATTCCCATTTCGGCATCACGTCGCTGGATGACGCCAAGGCATACACGGTCGGCACGCAGCGGAACGACTATACGGAGGCCCTGCTCCATGCCCTGAATTTCCCGCGCATCGATATCAGCGCGGATTTCAACAACACGCTTTCCAAGCTTGCTGCCGGTCGCATCGACCTGATGCCCATGTCCGAGAGTGCCCTTAAAAATCTGCCGAATGGCATATTCGCGGAAGTGATCACCTTCAGCCACCAAAGTCTTGGCATGGCCTGCCACAAAAGCGTGCCTGACGAGCTGATCGAGAAAATGCAGAAAGCGCTGGATGGGCTGATTGCCGATGGCACGCAAAAGCGCATCTACCAGAAATACGGCCTCATCATCCACGAGTGA
- a CDS encoding EAL domain-containing protein: MTHSVERRFIAIVSGVLLAVVAPLFTILLTLSYNESISSQRDRLEILIIANAQALGRPLWDLDDETINQITGTLVADPAIYMVKVKDSFGQLDVTQTTGTGQPDDTSFLTRDILYKNLDGETKVGTITIFFRNVGLFSSLSRIELSFLSIFVLSILTIFLSAIIGNRLMIMKPLLRLTAAIEATRRLGSRHHVDWRSSDEMGRLARSFNEMQIQLEREEHEIKRAHRRTTEIYNRTPAMLFSLDVRDRIAAVSDYWVEATGYSRRDALARNFEDLLHAKDRESFRQRRKHHAAMDGKSTDADLTVRFICADGRLMDVLISEKALNSADEKDGSEVLSIMTDVTELRRSEKRNRLQAISDHLTGLLNRQGFESMLDQQIMEADASQTELACLFIDLDRFKGINDNLGHAAGDAVLKEFVVRLNRMLTPMDSASRLGGDEFALLLAGPDVQERALALCDQISAMFEEPFLVASQSVRLSASIGLAIYPEHAGSASELLQNSDLAMYTRKRAGKNGAQVFDPAIMNEARERAEIEQDIEQAIEGDWFEAHFQPIQELDSGVTRGFEALMRLNHPRKGILPPGPIIGVAEENGSIARIGNVILEHSLHNLAEVSKLPGLEKAYVAVNFSAQQFEPGLPTRIAGLLYRHGIIPHRLIVEITEAVLMHDDPQIRAVLNAIRQLGCRIALDDFGTGYSSLSYLNRFPVDIVKIDQSFTRSISDDVSDVSTRSRMLVEGISAISHKMNCIVIAEGIETEQQKAMLRDIGVDCGQGYLFARPQPIRTLMANYIMPVEDERMEKVGT; the protein is encoded by the coding sequence ATGACTCATTCCGTAGAAAGGCGTTTCATAGCGATCGTTTCCGGCGTCCTCCTGGCCGTTGTCGCTCCGCTTTTCACCATCCTGCTGACGCTTTCCTATAACGAATCCATCTCAAGCCAGCGCGACAGACTGGAAATCCTCATCATCGCCAACGCGCAAGCTCTGGGCCGTCCTTTGTGGGACCTCGATGACGAGACAATCAACCAGATCACCGGCACGCTGGTTGCCGATCCAGCCATCTACATGGTCAAGGTGAAGGACAGTTTTGGCCAGCTGGACGTGACGCAGACCACCGGCACCGGCCAGCCGGACGATACGTCCTTCCTGACCCGCGATATTCTCTACAAGAATCTGGACGGCGAGACCAAGGTCGGCACGATCACCATCTTCTTCCGGAATGTCGGGCTGTTCTCCTCTCTCAGCCGCATCGAACTGTCGTTCCTCTCCATTTTCGTCCTGTCGATCCTGACGATCTTCCTCTCGGCCATCATCGGCAACCGCCTGATGATCATGAAGCCGCTTCTCCGCCTCACTGCCGCCATCGAGGCAACTCGGCGGCTCGGCTCACGCCACCATGTAGACTGGCGTTCCAGCGACGAAATGGGCCGTCTCGCGCGAAGCTTCAACGAAATGCAGATCCAGCTGGAGCGTGAGGAGCACGAGATCAAGCGCGCGCATCGCCGCACCACCGAGATTTACAATCGCACCCCGGCCATGCTGTTCTCGCTCGATGTGCGGGATCGCATCGCCGCGGTCAGCGATTACTGGGTCGAGGCCACGGGCTATAGCCGCCGGGATGCGCTGGCCCGCAACTTCGAAGATCTGCTGCACGCGAAGGACCGCGAAAGCTTCCGTCAGCGCCGCAAGCATCACGCAGCAATGGATGGCAAATCCACAGACGCCGATCTGACAGTCCGCTTCATCTGCGCCGATGGACGGTTGATGGATGTGCTGATTTCCGAAAAGGCGCTGAACTCCGCAGACGAAAAAGACGGCTCCGAAGTCCTCAGCATCATGACGGACGTGACCGAGCTTCGCCGCTCCGAAAAGCGTAACCGCCTTCAGGCCATTTCCGATCATCTGACCGGGCTCCTCAACCGTCAGGGCTTTGAATCCATGCTCGATCAGCAGATCATGGAAGCGGATGCGAGCCAGACCGAGCTTGCCTGCCTTTTCATCGATCTCGACCGCTTCAAGGGCATCAACGATAATCTCGGCCACGCCGCAGGCGATGCCGTTCTCAAGGAATTCGTCGTTCGCCTCAACCGCATGCTGACCCCCATGGATAGCGCCTCGCGCCTCGGCGGCGATGAGTTTGCGCTTCTGCTGGCCGGGCCCGACGTGCAGGAGCGCGCGCTTGCGCTCTGCGATCAGATCAGCGCCATGTTCGAAGAGCCCTTCCTCGTCGCCTCGCAAAGCGTGCGCCTCAGCGCCAGTATCGGCCTCGCCATCTATCCCGAACATGCAGGCAGCGCTTCCGAATTGCTGCAGAATTCCGATCTGGCCATGTACACCAGAAAGCGCGCGGGCAAGAACGGCGCGCAGGTCTTCGATCCCGCCATCATGAACGAGGCGCGGGAGCGTGCCGAGATCGAGCAGGATATCGAACAGGCCATCGAAGGCGACTGGTTCGAGGCGCATTTCCAGCCAATTCAGGAACTGGACAGCGGCGTGACCCGTGGTTTCGAAGCGCTGATGCGGCTCAACCATCCCCGTAAAGGCATCCTGCCACCCGGCCCCATCATCGGCGTTGCCGAAGAAAATGGCAGCATCGCGCGCATCGGCAATGTCATTCTCGAGCATTCGCTGCACAACCTTGCCGAAGTCTCGAAATTGCCCGGACTGGAAAAGGCCTATGTCGCGGTCAATTTCTCGGCGCAGCAATTCGAACCGGGCCTGCCGACCCGCATCGCCGGGCTGCTTTACCGCCATGGCATCATCCCGCATCGCCTGATCGTAGAGATTACCGAAGCCGTTCTGATGCATGACGACCCGCAAATCCGGGCCGTGCTGAACGCCATACGCCAGCTGGGCTGCCGCATAGCGCTGGATGATTTCGGCACCGGCTATTCGTCGCTGAGCTATCTCAACCGCTTCCCGGTGGATATCGTCAAGATCGACCAGTCCTTTACCCGCTCCATCAGCGATGACGTATCGGATGTCAGCACCCGCAGCCGCATGCTCGTGGAAGGCATCAGCGCGATTTCACACAAGATGAACTGCATCGTCATTGCAGAAGGCATCGAAACGGAACAGCAGAAGGCCATGTTGCGAGACATCGGCGTGGATTGCGGCCAAGGATATCTTTTCGCCAGACCGCAGCCGATCCGCACTCTGATGGCAAATTACATCATGCCGGTCGAAGACGAGAGAATGGAAAAAGTCGGAACATAA